In a single window of the Cucumis melo cultivar AY chromosome 11, USDA_Cmelo_AY_1.0, whole genome shotgun sequence genome:
- the LOC103501940 gene encoding DNA polymerase II subunit B3-1 — MASSKKSSTEAKGKEAGTSKPAPKAKTHNNARNSDKEISKKKKKKKKISISTNNGSVKDNEALAVSPPGGSASEDDDAADEDKAETTSRKHKTSKSKKVKRNHAKEEDNGYAEEEEEEAEEKIYKFPMHRIKKIMRDENSDLRINQEALFLVNKASEMFLVQFCKDAYACCAQDRKKSLAYKHLSSVVSKRKRYDFLSDFVPEKLKFEDALKERSMAESGKD, encoded by the exons ATGGCATCATCCAAAAAATCAAGTACCGAAGCGAAGGGCAAAGAAGCGGGAACCTCAAAGCCAGCCCCCAAAGCCAAGACCCACAACAATGCCAGAAATTCCGACAAGGAAatctcaaagaagaagaagaagaagaagaagattagcATTAGCACCAACAATGGCTCCGTCAAGGACAACGAGGCCTTAGCTGTTTCTCCTCCAGGCGGCTCAGCCTCTGAGGACGACGATGCCGCCGATGAAGACAAAGCCGAAACCACAAGTAGAAAACATAAGACCTCCAAATCGAAGAAAGTTAAACGGAACCATGCCAAGGAAGAAGATAATGGTTATgccgaagaagaagaagaagaagccgagGAGAAGATTTATAAATTCCCTATGCATCGGATCAAGAAAATCATGAGGGATGAAAATTCTGATTTGCGTATTAATCAGGAAGCTTTGTTTCTCGTCAACAAAGCTTCG GAGATGTTTCTTGTACAATTTTGCAAAGATGCATATGCATGCTGTGCTCAGGATCGCAAAAAGTCTCTTGCTTACAAGCATCTAT CATCAGTAGTTTCCAAAAGGAAGAGATACGACTTTCTTTCAG ATTTTGTTCCAGAGAAGTTAAAATTCGAAGACGCCTTAAAGGAAAGAAGCATGGCAGAATCAGGAAAGGACTAA